GTCCGCTTCTTGGCATAAACAGCGGCAAGCTTGGTTTTCTGGCAAACATTCAGCGTCAGGATCTCAGCGTCGCACTGCATGATGTAGCATCCGGAAATTACGAACTTGACACCAGGAATTTCATCGAAGCCGAATTCAGCAACGGAGAGATTCACTATGCCCTGAATGAATTCGTTTTTTCACGACACGGATCGGTTTCCATGATCACACTGTCTGCCGAATATGACGGTGAATTTATAAACCGGTACTGGGCCGATGGTGTCATCGTCTCATCCCCAACCGGTTCAACAGCTTACAATTTATCCACGGGCGGACCCATTGTCGTCCCGCAAACCGATGTGATGGTGCTGACTCCAATCAGTCCGCACACACTAACAACCAGACCGCTGGTATTGCCCTGTGAAAAAGACCTGACAATCCGGGTCGATCCTGCAGATCAGAAAGTTTTGTTTTCAGGAGACGGGAACAACCATGACCTGCCTGCGGTCTCTCCGGAAGTAAAGATCCGGAAATCAGCGAGTATCATGCAATTGATCAAACTTTCAGGACAAAGCTATTTTGAGACCCTGCGTAACAAGCTTATGTGGGGTGCAGACATGCGTGATGAGCGTTGAAATTATTTACCAACCAATCAAACCCCAAACCTTAAAAATTACAAGACTATGAAAATTACTGTAGTTGGAGCCGGCGGCAACGTAGGATCAACCGTTGCCTTGACCATAGCTCAAAGAGATTTTGCAAAAGAAGTCATCGCCGTTGACCTGGAGATAAAAAAAGATGACAAATCCTTTTTCCCATCCAAGGGCCGTGCCCTGGACCAGTGGCAGACAGCACCGGTACTCAACTTCGATACCCGTGTAAGAGGTACCGTTGATTATGAGGACACAGCCAATTCCGATATCTGTGTTATCACCGCCGGACTGCCGCGGAAGCCGGGTATGAGCCGGGACGACCTGCTCAGTGCCAACATGAACATAGTAAAAGATGTTACCGAGAAGCTGGTCAAGCATTCACCGGACACGATCATCGTAGTGGTATCCAACCCGCTTGACCTGATGACCTATGTTGCCTGGAAAGCCAGCGGACTTCCCGCCACCAAAGTAATGGGTATGGCAGGAATTCTTGACACAGCCCGTTATCGTGCCTTCCTCGCCGAGGAGCTGAATCTTTCCCCGAAAGACATCCAGGCCCTCATTCTTGGCGGACACGGTGATTCCATGGTCCCCATGCCGCGTTACACCACGGTTTCCGGTATTCCTGTGACCCACTTTATCGGCAAGGAAAAGCTTGATGAAATCATTGAGCGCACCAAGAAAGGCGGCGGTGAACTTGTAGGGCTGATGGGAACTTCGGCATGGTATGCACCGGGCGCTGCGGCAGCGCAGATGGTTGAAGCGATTGCCCTCGACCAGAACAGAATCTTCCCTTGTGCGGCTTACCTTGATGGTGAGTTCGGACTCAAGGATCTGTATGTCGGCGTGCCTGTCCGTCTGGGCCGCGAAGGCATCAAAGAGATCGTTGAGATTGATCTGAACGATGAGGAGCAGGAGCTTCTGAACACCTCGGCCGATCATGTAAGACAAGGCCTCGAAGATCTCAAGCGCCTTTCGTGATACTGAATGAGCCGGTCAGCGTCTGATGACGGCCGGTATATTTATGAAAAGATCTGAAAAAGCCCTGCCGGCATTGACGCTGGCAGGGTTTTTATTTTACATTGCTTTCAGGGCGTCCTGAAACGGTCTGCACCAATTCAGTCAGCCTGGGACTTTGCTTCACAGGGCGCATGCATCAGGGCGCAGATACCAGAACGATATTCTGGGCAACCAGTCCCTTGTCATTCTCGACAAGGTCAAATTCAAAGATCAACTCCCTGCTGGGGAGAAAACTGGTGTCAAAATCGGCCTCAAATTGTGACACATGTGCAAAAACGGTACAATAGGGGGAATCCGGTGAGCGTGAATCCGTAATCCACAGTTTGTCATTGATCTTTGCCAGATAGCGCATGAAGCCATAACCGTCGTTATGGGAAAAGTCATAGCAAACACCGCGTACTCGGGATCCTACCGAGCCCCATTCGTAAGGTGATTTTACGGGCAGCAGGCCGGGAATAACATATCCCGATACATAGAGATCGACCTGGCGTTTCAGCGCGGCATCCATGTTGTCAAAACCGATGAGCTCAACGCGGCACCCGTTATCCTGCATGGCATTGACCAGCCGGGTGAATTTTTCATTATGGGTCAGCAGAACCATGCGGTCCAGCTCCCGTGCCTGGGACATGGCATCCACTGCCATATCCACATCTACAACTCCCTGGGAGATAACTTCTCCGGTATCGGGATCAATAAGGCGGTCAACCGGGCGTTCGATAACCTTGTACTGAAAATCCCGGAGCACTTCGCAGAATCTGGAAGTTTTTGCCTGGTAGTTTTCGTCTTCTTTGGCCCGGCTGCGGTCGTAAGCCAAATAGACGTTCAGCCGGGATGCTCTGCTGCCATCTCTTCCGGCAAATTTTCTTAGGATATCGTAGCGCAGGCCATAACCACCATTCATTGTTACACTGACTGCGTCCACGTAGATGCCGTATTTACTCATAAAAAATTCCTGAGGCTTAATGATTTAGTAAAAAATTGCGGAAATAGTAGCGATCGATTTATAGATAGCAGCTTTTTTATCCAAACCTGACTACCTACACTTCCTGGCGTCTTTCAGCCATTCCAATAGTCACCAACAACAACAAACTTAATATAAACAAGACCATCTTTGCAAACAAAGGTTCAAAAAAATCAGTGGCAAAGCCATGGCCCAAAGCTACGACACTACCGGAAAATAACACAATTGCGACACTTTTTCCTATTTTATACGGTACTTTATAAACTGATTGCGTCAAAACGTACATCAACATGGCCATGGACAGAAAACAAAACACGGCCACCCAAACGGCTCCCTGCATTCCGAATACCGGAACCAGCATCATATTGCCGGCCAGCGTGATCAATGCCCCGATAATGGTAATGCCTGACAGATGCCACATTTTTTCCCTGATAAATACACCGGCCATGAAATTCAGGAACCACCCCTGAAACCAGTAAGCAAGCAGAAGCCACGGGACAATGTAAAGACCCATCCAGTATCTTTCGTCAATCAGTGTTCCGTCGAGCACCGGTATGCGGATTTGCACTATTTGCTCCACAAACAACCCGACACCGATGTAAACAACTGCAGCGGCAATGTTGAACCAGGTAAACACTTCAGCAAAGGTTTTCCGTGCATCATCACTGCCCGACTGCCTCATGAAAAACGGAAGCCATGCCATCCGGAACATCTGTACGGCAAGCAGCATAAAAACCGAAATTTTAATACATGCATTGAATATCCCGGTGATATCATCTGCATTGTAATGTGAACCGTACAGCCGGTCGATCGTCGACTGAGGCATATTGTTTACGGCGAAACGACTGAGCACTTCATTAACCGCGTGGCTGATGCCTGCCGGAATGTAGGGAAGTCCGAACCAGAGTGCCCTTTTTATGACGGCAGTGTCCCACTTACCCTGATACATATGCCTGGTGAACCATGCCAGAATTATCATAGTAACAAATGATGCGACGGCGTTGCTGACCAGGACAGCTTCAA
Above is a window of Natronogracilivirga saccharolytica DNA encoding:
- a CDS encoding lipopolysaccharide biosynthesis protein, whose translation is MKTGKHRNKSRQVTFVGKLRELFSDTLVYGISSVLARFINYLLVPFYTKYFDPAAYGIIGLIFGAIVFLNVLFTFGMESSYLRYGADREKARNVFKTIQLSLFGGASLLVLVTWIFMPLLAPLLGLEGSAAQAAAASDPGIQAAAGTGTAGLITMSGEHLFYLMLAILWLDALCMVPFAELRLIRKSYTYAFIRLFNVIINVCLNVYLVVFAGWGIEAVLVSNAVASFVTMIILAWFTRHMYQGKWDTAVIKRALWFGLPYIPAGISHAVNEVLSRFAVNNMPQSTIDRLYGSHYNADDITGIFNACIKISVFMLLAVQMFRMAWLPFFMRQSGSDDARKTFAEVFTWFNIAAAVVYIGVGLFVEQIVQIRIPVLDGTLIDERYWMGLYIVPWLLLAYWFQGWFLNFMAGVFIREKMWHLSGITIIGALITLAGNMMLVPVFGMQGAVWVAVFCFLSMAMLMYVLTQSVYKVPYKIGKSVAIVLFSGSVVALGHGFATDFFEPLFAKMVLFILSLLLLVTIGMAERRQEV
- a CDS encoding NAD(+)/NADH kinase encodes the protein MPDKPVTGYYPTPARGGSARKILLKYRHNAYIEEIYKNYFKPMNLSLHLHPRNPMAVQTVREMLVIAGELGIHIHLSKRVLSAFQDDADRKSVTVHETDRATMEAGDAVAAVGGDGTMLSAAGLARPIQRPLLGINSGKLGFLANIQRQDLSVALHDVASGNYELDTRNFIEAEFSNGEIHYALNEFVFSRHGSVSMITLSAEYDGEFINRYWADGVIVSSPTGSTAYNLSTGGPIVVPQTDVMVLTPISPHTLTTRPLVLPCEKDLTIRVDPADQKVLFSGDGNNHDLPAVSPEVKIRKSASIMQLIKLSGQSYFETLRNKLMWGADMRDER
- a CDS encoding NYN domain-containing protein; this encodes MSKYGIYVDAVSVTMNGGYGLRYDILRKFAGRDGSRASRLNVYLAYDRSRAKEDENYQAKTSRFCEVLRDFQYKVIERPVDRLIDPDTGEVISQGVVDVDMAVDAMSQARELDRMVLLTHNEKFTRLVNAMQDNGCRVELIGFDNMDAALKRQVDLYVSGYVIPGLLPVKSPYEWGSVGSRVRGVCYDFSHNDGYGFMRYLAKINDKLWITDSRSPDSPYCTVFAHVSQFEADFDTSFLPSRELIFEFDLVENDKGLVAQNIVLVSAP
- the mdh gene encoding malate dehydrogenase — encoded protein: MKITVVGAGGNVGSTVALTIAQRDFAKEVIAVDLEIKKDDKSFFPSKGRALDQWQTAPVLNFDTRVRGTVDYEDTANSDICVITAGLPRKPGMSRDDLLSANMNIVKDVTEKLVKHSPDTIIVVVSNPLDLMTYVAWKASGLPATKVMGMAGILDTARYRAFLAEELNLSPKDIQALILGGHGDSMVPMPRYTTVSGIPVTHFIGKEKLDEIIERTKKGGGELVGLMGTSAWYAPGAAAAQMVEAIALDQNRIFPCAAYLDGEFGLKDLYVGVPVRLGREGIKEIVEIDLNDEEQELLNTSADHVRQGLEDLKRLS